The segment CTAACAAATGTTTGCATTGGGCTGCTACAGTTTAAGTGGGACACGTTGTTTAAGTCACCAATTAAGCCCTAGTCAGACATTCCTTATTGTGTCTACATTTGTCCTTGGCCTCTATATCTACAACTATGTCACTAGGGACATTGTGTAGCTTCTTCCAGATGTGAGAATATACAACAGGTATACATATACCTGCAAACTTAACTGACAAATGAGAGACTATAAATTCCAAAATGTATTATTGACAAAAAGTCAGGACCCAATAAGAAATTcctgagttaaaaaaaatagtaaataaaaagtgagaccctatctcaagaaagaaaaaaagggagagatagagatagagatacagagacagagaggtgagagaaagagagaacagagagagagagggaagagagagagagagagagagagagagacagagagacagagagacagagagacagagagaaagagagagagagaatggttaATGAGAGCAAGTGCTAACAGGAATgaggaaataaaactaaaaatttttTAATGGTTGGTtcctttatttaatcttttaaaataatgaaagaatttttttattatttaaacaattttattagatatttttttcatttacaattcaaatgctatcccgaaattctCTAtaaccttcccccaccctgctgcccaacccacccactcccacttccgggccctggcattcccctgtagcggggcatataatctttacaaAACCAAGGGCccttcctcccaatgatggccaattaggccatcttctgctacatatgcatctagagacaggagctcagggagtactggttatttcatattgctgatcctcctatagggttacagaccccttcagctttttgggtactttctctagcttctccattggggtccctgtgttccatccaataaatgactgtgagcctccacttctgtatttgccagacactggcatagtctcacaagagacagctatatcagggtcctttcagcaaaatcttgctggcatatgcaattgtgtctgggtttggtggttgtatatattatggatccccagatgggagagtttctgcatggtccttccttctgagctccaaactttgtcgctgtaactctttacatgggtattttattcctcattctaaggagggacgaagtatcctcactttggtcttccttctccttgagtttcatgtgttttacaaattgtatcttggctattctaagtttctgggctaataaccacttatcagggagtgcatatcatgtgagttcttttgtgattcggttacctcactcaggatgaattcctctagatccatccatttgcctaaacatttcataagttcattgtttttaatagcttagtagtactttattgtgtaaatataccatattttctgtatccattcctctgtggaggaacatctgggttctttacaacttctagttattatgaataagcctgctatgaaaatagtggagcatgtgttcttattaccagttggaacatcctctgggtatatgcccaggagtagtattgctggatcatgcagtagtactatgtacaatttttgAAAGGACCTTTTCATACTAGCATTGACAATTGACTAAAGGGAACCTAAATGGACAACTGACCATTTAGTTACTGATTTTTAAGGTTAGCACAGTTTCACTCTGCACTCTAGGCTATCATTGAACTCTCAGAGACTTTCTGCATCAGGCACACAATTATTTGGAGTAAAGGATATACCATCTTTCCCAGCTAAGATTTTTGTCATTTAATAGTTTGACAACTAAGTATATATTGGAAAAAAACATCTCATAGTATGATtagggaaaatattttattttattttattttattaaattgaaGGTGTggggtgattttaaaaaaaaaattcatctaaCAAATTTCTAATTTACCACAGGCTCTAGAATTAATAAAATGATGTGCTATAGAAATGCTTCAGTGATTAGTGTACTTGCTGTTCAGGTGTGAGGAGCAGTTTGGTTCCACAATACCCATGAAAGACTGGGCAGCCCAGCATTTATATGTAACTCCAATACTAAGGGTATGAAAGGCAaaagaaggtggatctctgactcattctagcAAAAACAGGTATCTCCAGGTCAAGTAACctgtttcagaaaataaagtgGAAACTAATCAAAAAAGACACTTGAAATTGGTATCTGAATGTTTCAGACACATGCATACCCatgtattttacacacacacacacacacacacacacacacacacacacacacacacacatgcaagatggagggagagagactagGGGAGTTGGGAGAGACAGACAAAGTGAATAATTTCTCTGATCTATAAGAATTATTGTAACgatttctgtcctttctttcagGAGATGAGTATCAACTGCTCTCTGTGGCAGGAGAACAGCTTGTCTGTCAAACGCTTTGCATTTGCCAAGTTCTCTGAGGTTCCTGGAGAATGCTTCCTCCTATTTACCCTCATCCTCCTCATGTTCTTAGTATCACTGACAGGAAATGCACTCATAGCCCTTGTCATCTGCACCAATCCATCCCTACACAACCCCATGTATTTCTTTCTGGCCAACTTGTCTCTCCTGGAGATTGGCTACACTTGCTCTGTCATACCCAAAATGCTACAAAGCCTTGTAAGTGAGGCCCGAGAAATCTCTCGGGAGGGTTGTGCCACACAGAtgtttttcttcacattttttgGTATAACTGAGTGCTGTCTACTGGCAGCTATGGCTTATGACCGCTGCATGGCCATATGCTCCCCACTTCACTATCCAACACGAATGAGTAGTGGGGTATGTGCCCATTTGGCAATAGTTTCATGGGGAATGGGATGTATAGTAGGGTTGGGACAaaccaattttattttctccttggaGTTTTGTGGACCCTGTGAGATAGATCACTTCTTCTGTGACCTTCCACCTGTCCTGGCACTTGCCTGTGGAGATACATCCCAAAATGAGGCTGCAATTTTTGTGGCAGCAGTTCTCTGCATATCTAGCCCATTTTTGTTGATCATTTATTCCTATGTCAGAATTTTGGTTGCAGTGCTGGTGATGCCTTCACCTGAGGGGCGCCATAAAGCTCTCTCCACCTGTTCCTCCCATCTACTTGTAGTCACAATGTTCTATGGCTCAGCATCTATTACTTACTTGAGGCCCAAGTCTAGCCACTCACCAGGAATGGACAAACTCTTGGCCCTTTTCTACACAGCGGTGACATCCATGCTGAACCCCATCATCTATAGCTTAAGGAACAAGGAAGTAAAGGCAGCACTGAGAAAAACACTGAGTCTGAAGAAACCTCTGGCAATAAATAGGTAACAGAACCTTGCAGAGCTGCTGGGTAATGAGAATTTACAATGAATCAGATGAAACAAATACAAACTGGTACATTCTTTTGTCTGCCTTATGTTGAGTCTTTTTGTAATTTTGAAGGTACCTCTATAGTCAGCTGTATTTTCTAACTGCTGATTctgaagtaatataaaatactaatCAATCCAAGTAAAGAGTACAATGTGAGAGATTTTCTGTTATGTTTAATTCTCAGATGTTAATCTAAATGCAAATTTATATCTTAGAAGTCTTGCAAATTCAAGACTTGTTGTCCCTATCCTTTCTGCTCTTTATTTAGACATATCTCATATGACTCTTTATTTTATAGTAACTGCATAAAGGGTCTTCTTttaataatatttgtatttttgttaaATAATGGCACATACCGCAAGTCTCTGAATTCTTCTGTGACCGATATGTACCGGAAAATGTATAAATGCTACAATACATTGAACTGTTTAGATTTGAcatgatttgttttaaaattttaaatataacataagaaaaaattttaagagtTTCTATGGAAGTTTTTCAGACTtttaatctttcttctttttgttattattttatgtattcactttacctCCTGCTCATTGTTCCCCACtcagtcacccctcccacaatttTTCTCCCTATCCCaactctccttcttctctgagttCGTTGTGTTCTCCCTGGGAATCCCCAATCCTGACACTTCAAGTATCTTTGAGGCCAGGCAaatctcccactgaggtcagataaGGCATCCAAGCTATAAAAACTTCGCAAATGCAGGCAATAGCTTtggggatagcccctgctcctaTTGTTCAGGATACAGAGGAATACCAAGTTACATcagttacatatgtgcagggaggcctaggtccagcccatatatgttctttggttggtggttcagtctctgagagcaccaaggatccaggttagatgactctgttggtcttcctgtggagtttctatcttCTTACAGGATTCAATCCTTGCAGTGATTTTCCATAAGAGTTCACAAGGTCAATCAACTCTTTGTTTGTGAGTGCacgtatctgtctgagtcaactGATGAGTAAAGCGTCTCAGAAGACAACCATGCTggattcctgtctgcaagtatagcagagtatcatgaATAGTGCCAGGGACTGGTGTTTGTCAACATGATGCATCTCAaattgggctggttattggttggttaTTCACTTAATCTCTACTCTACCATTCCCATGTCAGCATTTCTTGAAAACAGGATAAATTTTCGGTCAAAATTTATATGGGTGGGTTGCTGGCCCTAtggctccactggggttcctgcctggctataggggGTGGCTCCTTCAGATACCATATCCTCAACATAGTGAGTCATAATTAAGGACACATCCATGGATTCTGTggcacctcccttatcccaggtttctgtctcttcctggagaggccccccaccttcccacccctTTTAGTTGTAGATttacattcattctcatggctatCTGGTCATGTCTCTTGACCTTCTCTATACCTGAtctcgaacacacacacacacagacacagacacacacacactgcttcccCACCCTATCCTTACGTCACcaactttcttctttccctctgcctcttatgactactttattcccacttctaagtgagattcaagcatccttgcttgtgtCTTTCTTCTGGTTTACCTTCTTTCCCCAGCTTGGTTGATTGTATTCTTTCATTGACCTTTAGCTATCTGGATGCCTTTGGTTCCTGTATGTTCTTTTTGTCATTGGTACTTGGAGGGGGTTTAGCCTGGATGATCCTGCTTTGTCAGGCCTCCGATGGGTATCCTTGTGTTATACCATCCCATATCTAGAGGTCTGTGTGGTTTAGTATCTGCAGGTGTGTATGGTTCAGTTGCTGCCAATCTGATGAATTTCAGCACAGAGTTGGCAGGAGAATGGAGGTCTACCTGGGCTATCAGTCTGCTGTTGGTAGCTTGGCATGCCCAGAGTACTCAACAAGCAGGGATGGGTTGAGGAAGGGAAGCTAACTTGTATACTTCAGTGTATCTGATGAAGGTAGCGGACAGGTAGACAAATAATGGAAGTTCCCCTGggatagcaggctgctcaggACAAGTCAGCTTGATCCAGAGGATTCGACAAGCCTCTATTAGTTTTGAAAATagtgtttaaaatattaataatcaaGAATCCATGAGCAATTCAGATAGGGAAGCACATAGGTTAGATGCAGATCTATGTGGGGGATATGGAAGTCAACcttgtgaaataaaaaaaatgaattggaGATGGAGGCACCATATGCTTCTTCAACTCCTTGAAGAGAATTG is part of the Mus musculus strain C57BL/6J chromosome 17, GRCm38.p6 C57BL/6J genome and harbors:
- the Olfr119 gene encoding olfactory receptor 119 isoform 2 (isoform 2 is encoded by transcript variant 2), with protein sequence MSINCSLWQENSLSVKRFAFAKFSEVPGECFLLFTLILLMFLVSLTGNALIALVICTNPSLHNPMYFFLANLSLLEIGYTCSVIPKMLQSLVSEAREISREGCATQMFFFTMFYGSASITYLRPKSSHSPGMDKLLALFYTAVTSMLNPIIYSLRNKEVKAALRKTLSLKKPLAINR
- the Olfr119 gene encoding olfactory receptor 119 isoform 1 (isoform 1 is encoded by transcript variant 1); this translates as MSINCSLWQENSLSVKRFAFAKFSEVPGECFLLFTLILLMFLVSLTGNALIALVICTNPSLHNPMYFFLANLSLLEIGYTCSVIPKMLQSLVSEAREISREGCATQMFFFTFFGITECCLLAAMAYDRCMAICSPLHYPTRMSSGVCAHLAIVSWGMGCIVGLGQTNFIFSLEFCGPCEIDHFFCDLPPVLALACGDTSQNEAAIFVAAVLCISSPFLLIIYSYVRILVAVLVMPSPEGRHKALSTCSSHLLVVTMFYGSASITYLRPKSSHSPGMDKLLALFYTAVTSMLNPIIYSLRNKEVKAALRKTLSLKKPLAINR